From Ptychodera flava strain L36383 chromosome 2, AS_Pfla_20210202, whole genome shotgun sequence, the proteins below share one genomic window:
- the LOC139149624 gene encoding salivary glue protein Sgs-3-like encodes MLQISQSQRLSGAVIRVGNSDVIADNQQCGETITADEISTNEMIEVECCLEGRFVSVQLENKVDSLTLCEVEVLGEASTTVESTTNKEPTQEISSTTKEISTTKFPSNEATKEETPSPTLGPSPTREETSTTVESTTNKATTLEFSSTTVEIITTKFPSTEATTEATLSPTLGRSPTRDEIKSTTNKATTQEFPSTTVEIITTKFHSSKATTEETPSPTLGRSPTRDKTFKTSKTCPAGPDTLTNTHWESVPANCTSDWVNCPDGYTGNTFIHATECS; translated from the exons ATGCTCCAAATCTCACAAT CTCAACGTTTAAGTGGTGCGGTGATCAGAGTTGgtaacagtgacgtcattgctGACAACCAACAGTGCGGAGAAACCATAACAGCTGATGAGATCAGCACCAATGAGATGATAGAAGTTGAATGCTGTCTGGAAGGTCGTTTTGTCTCCGTGCAActagaaaacaaagttgacagtCTCACCCTCTGTGAAGTGGAAGTGTTAGGCGAAG CTTCCACAACAGTGGAATCTACTACTAACAAGGAACCTACACAAGAAATTTCGTCTACGACAAAGGAAATCAGTACAACAAAATTTCCTAGCAACGAAGCTACTAAAGAAGAAACTCCGTCACCGACATTAGGACCATCACCAACCAGAGAAGAGA CTTCCACAACAGTCGAATCAACTACTAACAAGGCAACTACGCTAGAATTTTCGTCTACGACAGTGGAAATTATTACAACGAAATTTCCTAGCACCGAAGCAACTACAGAAGCAACTCTGTCACCGACATTGGGACGATCACCAACCAGAGATGAGA TCAAATCTACTACTAACAAGGCAACTACACAGGAATTTCCGTCTACGACAGTGGAAATTATTACAACGAAATTTCATAGCAGCAAAGCAACTACGGAAGAAACTCCGTCACCGACCCTGGGACGGTCACCAACCAGAGATAAGA CCTTCAAGACATCTAAAACGTGCCCGGCTGGACCAGACACGCTAACAAACACTCACTGGGAATCCGTACCTGCGAATTGTACTTCAGACTGGGTGAATTGTCCGGATGGCTACACAGGTAATACGTTTATCCATGCCACCGAGTGTTCGTAA
- the LOC139117766 gene encoding uncharacterized protein isoform X2 produces the protein MLEFDSNDGDFTEMFQLIDEKQLGDDMKILFQQQKDILRQKNAKEYRWHPHIIQLCLSIYARSPQVYDELAKVLILPSKRTIRYNKNKNPQEPGWNYESVKGLLDAANKKGLKEVDRWGGLCFDEMAIQEDLQLSKCGGKI, from the exons ATGTTGGAATTTGATAGCAATGATGGAGACTTCACAgaaatgtttcaactgattgATGAGAAGCAACTGGGTGAcgatatgaaaattttgtttcaacaaCAGAAAGACATTTTAAGACAGAAAAACGCGAAGGAATATAGATGGCATCCACA CATAATCCAGCTATGCCTAAGTATTTATGCCAGATCCCCACAAGTGTACGATGAACTTGCAAAAGTTCTGATTTTGCCAAGCAAGAGAACTATCCGGTACAATAAAAACAAGAACCCACAAGAACCAG GTTGGAACTATGAATCTGTCAAAGGTTTGCTGgatgctgccaacaagaaaggTCTGAAGGAAGTAGATCGTTGGGGAGGACTATGCTTTGATGAAATGGCAATTCAG GAGGATTTGCAGCTTTCAAAGTGTGGCGGGAAAATCTAA
- the LOC139117766 gene encoding uncharacterized protein isoform X1, with translation MLEFDSNDGDFTEMFQLIDEKQLGDDMKILFQQQKDILRQKNAKEYRWHPHIIQLCLSIYARSPQVYDELAKVLILPSKRTIRYNKNKNPQEPGWNYESVKGLLDAANKKGLKEVDRWGGLCFDEMAIQVFFFDFNLKFPCAFSSTIYT, from the exons ATGTTGGAATTTGATAGCAATGATGGAGACTTCACAgaaatgtttcaactgattgATGAGAAGCAACTGGGTGAcgatatgaaaattttgtttcaacaaCAGAAAGACATTTTAAGACAGAAAAACGCGAAGGAATATAGATGGCATCCACA CATAATCCAGCTATGCCTAAGTATTTATGCCAGATCCCCACAAGTGTACGATGAACTTGCAAAAGTTCTGATTTTGCCAAGCAAGAGAACTATCCGGTACAATAAAAACAAGAACCCACAAGAACCAG GTTGGAACTATGAATCTGTCAAAGGTTTGCTGgatgctgccaacaagaaaggTCTGAAGGAAGTAGATCGTTGGGGAGGACTATGCTTTGATGAAATGGCAATTCAGGTATTCTTTTTTGATTTCAATCTTAAATTTCCATGTGCATTTAGCAGTACAATATACACTTGA
- the LOC139149635 gene encoding uncharacterized protein yields MIFKTLPCSLSEEQQKCVELALLGHNIFITGPAGSGKSYLVKKIYENFTRTTSKNVQIVCPTGAACSIYDDLPEKSKTIHSFFGIGLADQAIQDIIKNAKEYVATQLREVDVLIIDEVSMVSARLFNVIATLSKVCREGKQSFGGIQVIAIGDFHQLPPVPSHVDDGEYPFQSPLWEKTFRHNMVLKTIYRQQHNQQEFLQALNSVRLGQCSPRTLDFLNTLKRSLPNPENQTHIYFHNADVDFHNICQLDKLTGQCHVFQAVDKGDMHEVERRAIAPKKLLLKVGAPVMLVYNLSNSLHNGSTGFFKGVDENGNPVVAFEDSMIQVSVQRQVWIFKNDQELR; encoded by the coding sequence ATGATCTTCAAAACTTTGCCTTGTAGCCTGTCAGAGGAACAACAAAAGTGTGTGGAGTTAGCACTGCTTGGTCACAATATCTTCATCACTGGCCCAGCTGGAAGTGGTAAAAGTTACCTTGTAAAGAAAATATACGAGAACTTTACCAGAACTACTTCCAAAAATGTACAGATTGTGTGTCCTACTGGTGCAGCCTGCAGCATATATGATGACCTGCCAGAAAAGTCTAAAACAATTCACAGTTTTTTTGGAATCGGATTGGCTGACCAAGCCATTCAAGACATTATCAAAAATGCAAAGGAGTATGTTGCTACACAGTTGAGAGAAGTTGATGTACTCATAATTGATGAAGTTTCCATGGTCAGTGCTCGTCTGTTCAATGTCATCGCTACGCTAAGTAAAGTATGCAGAGAAGGAAAGCAATCATTTGGTGGTATCCAAGTAATTGCAATTGGAGACTTCCATCAATTACCACCAGTACCAAGCCATGTAGATGATGGAGAATACCCATTCCAGTCCCCATTGTGGGAGAAAACCTTCAGACACAACATGGTCCTCAAAACTATCTATAGACAGCAACACAATCAGCAAGAGTTCCTCCAAGCTTTGAATAGTGTCCGCCTCGGTCAATGCAGTCCTCGCACATTGGATTTCCTCAACACTTTGAAGCGGTCTCTGCCAAACCCAGAAAACCAAACCCACATCTACTTCCATAATGCAGATGTGGACTTCCACAACATATGTCAACTTGATAAGTTAACAGGACAATGCCATGTTTTCCAGGCAGTTGATAAAGGGGACATGCATGAAGTGGAAAGGCGTGCCATTGCACCAAAGAAGCTCTTACTAAAGGTTGGGGCTCCTGTGATGTTGGTATACAATCTCAGTAACAGCCTACACAATGGGAGTACTGGCTTTTTCAAAGGAGTGGATGAAAATGGAAATCCTGTTGTAGCCTTTGAGGACAGCATGATACAGGTGTCTGTGCAACGTCAAGTCTGGATTTTTAAAAACGACCAGGAGTTGAGATAG